From a region of the Geothrix sp. 21YS21S-2 genome:
- a CDS encoding elongation factor G has protein sequence MASTISFKSQTKEIPVPKPQSAPRVAAIVGPYMSGKTTLLESLLFAANAIPRKGTVKEGNTVGDASVEAKARQMSVEASVATATYLGETWTFIDCPGSVEFSQESINALMVADAAVVVCEADPTRAPMAAPILKLLDDHNIPHTIFLNKVDSLTDPGKIAETLRALQPMSPHPLVLREYPIHAGSFITGYEELSMERAFKANPGHPSDEIPIPDSIKEEAMLARQEMLEAISTLDDALMEKLLDEQVPTREEVFATLTRGFRGDQIVPVLLGSADKDLGVRRLLKLLRHEGPEPADTAARLGIPAGKDVLVQVWKTLNAQHVGKLSLARVWHGEVTEGMAFAAGRPSSLTRPFGAKQEKVVKVGPGEIVALGRMETVRTGDCLTLNAPVELPWPDPIQPMTALAVRCAKSGDEVKLSTAIQKLVDEDPSFTIEQNAETQERVIWGQGEIHLKVALDRIRRWGVEVTFAQPTIPYRETIRKPVKQHGRYKHQSGGHGAFGDVHIEFKPRQRGEGLKFSDTIVGGVIPKNYIPAVENGFHEFAKQGPLGFPMVDVEAVLFFGSFHTVDSSEMAFKAATRVAMNEGLPQCNPVLLEPILEIHISVPSEHTSKAQKIITSHRAGQILGFDAKPGWEGWDIVDGYLPQSELQGIIVELRSQTQGVGSFTWAFHHLQELEGRDADKVVEARKKALAEA, from the coding sequence ATGGCATCAACCATTTCCTTCAAAAGCCAAACCAAGGAGATACCCGTGCCAAAGCCCCAATCAGCCCCTCGTGTTGCGGCCATCGTCGGGCCGTACATGTCCGGGAAGACCACCCTTCTCGAAAGCCTCCTCTTCGCGGCCAACGCCATCCCCAGAAAGGGGACCGTCAAGGAGGGCAACACCGTCGGCGATGCATCGGTCGAGGCCAAGGCGCGCCAGATGAGCGTCGAGGCCTCGGTCGCCACCGCCACCTACCTGGGCGAGACCTGGACCTTCATCGACTGCCCGGGATCGGTCGAGTTCAGCCAGGAGAGCATCAACGCCCTGATGGTGGCCGACGCCGCCGTGGTGGTGTGCGAGGCCGACCCCACCCGCGCGCCCATGGCCGCCCCCATCCTCAAGCTGCTCGACGACCACAACATCCCCCACACCATCTTCCTCAACAAGGTGGACAGCCTCACGGACCCGGGCAAGATCGCCGAGACCCTGCGCGCCCTGCAGCCCATGAGCCCCCACCCCCTCGTCCTGCGCGAGTATCCCATCCACGCGGGCAGCTTCATCACGGGGTACGAGGAACTGAGCATGGAGCGGGCCTTCAAGGCCAACCCCGGACATCCCTCCGACGAGATCCCCATCCCCGACTCCATCAAGGAGGAGGCCATGCTGGCCCGCCAGGAGATGCTGGAAGCCATCAGCACCCTGGACGACGCCCTCATGGAAAAGCTCCTGGACGAGCAGGTGCCCACCCGCGAGGAGGTGTTCGCCACCCTCACCCGCGGCTTCCGGGGGGACCAGATCGTGCCCGTGCTCCTGGGTTCGGCCGACAAGGACCTGGGCGTGCGCCGGCTTCTCAAGCTCCTGCGCCACGAGGGCCCCGAGCCCGCCGACACCGCCGCGCGCCTGGGCATCCCCGCCGGCAAGGACGTCCTCGTCCAGGTGTGGAAGACCCTCAACGCCCAGCACGTTGGCAAGCTGTCCCTGGCCCGCGTGTGGCACGGGGAGGTCACGGAAGGCATGGCCTTCGCCGCCGGCCGCCCCAGTTCCCTCACCCGGCCCTTCGGCGCCAAGCAGGAGAAGGTGGTCAAGGTCGGACCCGGCGAGATCGTGGCCCTGGGCCGCATGGAGACCGTCAGGACCGGCGACTGCCTCACCCTCAACGCCCCGGTCGAGCTGCCCTGGCCCGACCCCATCCAGCCCATGACCGCCCTGGCCGTGCGCTGCGCCAAGAGCGGCGACGAGGTCAAGCTCTCCACCGCCATCCAGAAGCTCGTGGACGAGGATCCCTCCTTCACCATCGAGCAGAACGCCGAGACCCAGGAGCGCGTGATCTGGGGCCAGGGCGAGATCCACCTGAAGGTGGCCCTGGACCGCATCAGGCGCTGGGGCGTCGAGGTGACCTTCGCCCAGCCCACCATCCCCTACCGCGAGACCATCCGCAAGCCGGTCAAGCAGCACGGGCGCTACAAGCACCAGTCCGGCGGCCACGGCGCCTTCGGCGACGTGCACATCGAGTTCAAGCCCCGGCAGCGCGGCGAGGGCCTGAAGTTCTCCGACACCATCGTCGGCGGCGTCATCCCCAAGAACTACATCCCCGCCGTGGAGAACGGGTTCCACGAGTTCGCCAAGCAGGGCCCCCTGGGCTTCCCCATGGTGGACGTGGAGGCCGTGCTCTTCTTCGGGTCCTTCCACACCGTGGACTCCAGCGAAATGGCCTTCAAGGCCGCCACCCGCGTGGCCATGAACGAGGGCCTGCCCCAGTGCAACCCCGTGCTGCTCGAGCCCATCCTGGAGATCCACATCTCGGTGCCCTCCGAGCACACCTCCAAGGCCCAGAAGATCATCACCAGCCACCGCGCCGGCCAGATCCTGGGCTTCGACGCCAAGCCGGGCTGGGAAGGCTGGGACATCGTGGACGGCTACCTGCCCCAGAGCGAGCTCCAGGGCATCATCGTCGAGCTGCGCAGCCAGACCCAGGGCGTGGGCTCCTTCACCTGGGCCTTCCACCACCTGCAGGAGCTGGAAGGCCGCGACGCCGACAAGGTGGTCGAGGCCCGGAAGAAGGCGCTGGCCGAAGCCTAG
- a CDS encoding M66 family metalloprotease, giving the protein MPCMIRFSYPATRFRAAVSGVILLAVLACGGGGSPRAATEAVVPLSMASPSLSMEVGQDGTETVTLTRASGFTDAVACSVVASTLPAGVKAAFAPGSTTGTTAELTVQAGYPDPADVTGKTRVLPTAGTYAITLQGVSGSATASATLHLTLTSPTRAFALSWVDSSDTLDDREVISLARGSSVTLNFAPYNTNTLVSYAGGTKAALAATGLPAGLAVAFADNPAELDYVTTVTLTAASTLADGTYAFYLTGTVGTSVTYLPVEVYVSSTTFWIQAPAAVSVVKGGTLKVPVSLGHNGTYFQDAGGGDPVYLGTTALSAGPVAGLPASFDTPSSTALASANLTIDATAAALGTYALPLVATRTQGTAVTSTATLQVTVTDPVGPASYWLEDLEWGQTVLRSGLPLVPGKPALLAARILADRAGIGAPAFTATLKNAAGSTLDTLTLAGPAALPTAVAEGDLASAYTAEVPAADLVAGMTVVISGGALSQTLTPVVDGTGYQLDLVLVPVVHQGAAPVLPAAAGIASAIKAVWPVKAVATSLRAAYTTSTVIATPPAKGSTATDNSYYGWAGILDELVALRAVDGSAASYFGFIDLGLPSSWTGSSIVGLHLQGQGVGLGIDTTTGARFGAGQAVASMVHEIGHGFNLSHTPGGGAGTPQLNYPYAGGGIGTWGYDPATSRSYAPATYADLMSYLDTVWVSDWNYLAAMTFIDSIGARGGAVVSAAATAATRTLVSGWISPGGEIHLSPTELVSGPAIVPRAGTHELTVTRASGSSTVRFGASRIQDLPEGFRHFAFTLDGTDEIRNLELRPPSGAALRRVPREAAAARRTALASEVASGALVAEESGGRLKLTWDAAANPYATVLHMGGATTALAIRLTGGSASLSLTDVPSGGTFLVRLSDGLNPIEVRVARP; this is encoded by the coding sequence ATGCCCTGCATGATCCGTTTCAGCTATCCCGCAACACGCTTCCGGGCCGCGGTTTCCGGCGTTATTCTGTTGGCCGTGCTCGCGTGCGGCGGCGGCGGTTCGCCCCGCGCGGCCACCGAAGCCGTGGTGCCCCTCTCAATGGCCAGTCCCTCCCTTTCCATGGAGGTCGGCCAGGACGGAACGGAGACCGTCACCCTCACCCGCGCGTCCGGTTTCACGGACGCGGTGGCGTGCTCGGTGGTGGCCAGCACGCTGCCCGCCGGCGTGAAGGCGGCCTTCGCCCCGGGCTCCACCACCGGCACGACGGCTGAACTGACGGTGCAGGCCGGCTACCCCGATCCCGCGGACGTCACCGGCAAGACCCGGGTCCTGCCCACGGCGGGCACCTACGCGATCACCCTCCAGGGCGTCAGCGGTTCCGCCACCGCCAGCGCCACCCTGCACCTCACCCTCACGAGCCCCACGAGGGCCTTCGCCTTGAGCTGGGTGGACAGCTCCGACACGCTCGACGACAGGGAGGTCATCTCGCTGGCCAGGGGCTCCAGCGTCACCCTCAACTTCGCCCCGTACAACACCAACACCCTGGTCTCCTACGCCGGAGGAACCAAGGCGGCCCTCGCCGCCACGGGGCTTCCCGCGGGCCTGGCCGTAGCCTTCGCGGACAACCCGGCGGAGCTGGACTATGTCACGACGGTCACCCTCACCGCGGCATCCACCCTGGCGGACGGGACCTACGCCTTCTACCTCACCGGCACCGTGGGCACCTCCGTGACGTACCTGCCGGTGGAGGTGTACGTATCGTCCACGACCTTCTGGATCCAGGCTCCGGCCGCGGTGAGCGTGGTGAAGGGCGGGACGCTGAAGGTGCCGGTTTCGCTGGGGCACAACGGCACCTACTTCCAGGACGCCGGCGGCGGCGATCCGGTCTACCTGGGCACCACCGCCCTTTCCGCGGGGCCCGTCGCCGGCCTGCCGGCGTCCTTCGACACGCCCTCCTCCACCGCCCTGGCCAGCGCCAACCTGACCATCGACGCCACCGCCGCCGCCCTGGGCACCTACGCGCTGCCGCTCGTGGCCACCCGCACCCAGGGCACCGCGGTCACCAGCACGGCCACCCTCCAGGTCACCGTCACCGACCCGGTGGGTCCCGCCTCCTACTGGCTCGAGGATCTGGAATGGGGCCAGACCGTGCTCAGGTCCGGCCTGCCCCTGGTTCCCGGCAAGCCGGCGCTGCTGGCGGCCCGCATCCTGGCGGACCGCGCCGGCATAGGCGCCCCCGCCTTCACCGCCACCCTGAAGAACGCGGCCGGCTCCACTCTCGACACGCTCACCCTCGCGGGTCCGGCGGCCCTCCCCACGGCCGTGGCCGAGGGCGACCTCGCCAGCGCCTACACCGCCGAGGTCCCGGCCGCGGACCTGGTGGCCGGGATGACGGTGGTGATCTCCGGCGGCGCGCTCTCCCAGACGCTCACGCCCGTGGTGGACGGCACCGGCTACCAGCTGGACCTGGTGCTGGTGCCCGTCGTCCACCAGGGCGCCGCGCCGGTGCTGCCGGCGGCCGCAGGGATCGCCTCGGCCATCAAGGCGGTGTGGCCCGTGAAGGCCGTGGCCACGTCCTTGCGCGCCGCCTACACCACCTCCACCGTCATCGCCACGCCCCCCGCCAAGGGCTCCACCGCCACCGACAACAGCTACTACGGCTGGGCCGGTATCCTGGACGAGCTCGTGGCGCTCAGGGCCGTGGACGGGAGCGCCGCCAGCTACTTCGGCTTCATCGACCTGGGGCTTCCGTCCAGCTGGACCGGGTCCAGCATCGTCGGCCTCCACCTGCAGGGCCAGGGCGTGGGGCTCGGCATCGACACGACCACCGGGGCGCGGTTCGGCGCGGGTCAGGCCGTGGCCTCCATGGTCCACGAGATCGGCCACGGCTTCAACCTCTCCCACACCCCCGGCGGCGGCGCCGGCACGCCGCAGCTGAACTACCCCTACGCCGGCGGGGGCATCGGCACCTGGGGCTACGATCCCGCCACGTCCAGGTCCTACGCGCCCGCCACGTACGCCGATCTCATGAGCTACCTCGACACGGTCTGGGTGTCGGACTGGAACTACCTGGCCGCCATGACCTTCATCGATTCCATCGGCGCCAGGGGCGGCGCCGTGGTGTCCGCCGCCGCCACCGCGGCCACCCGCACCCTGGTGTCGGGCTGGATCAGCCCCGGCGGGGAGATCCACCTGTCCCCCACGGAACTCGTCTCCGGTCCCGCCATCGTCCCCAGGGCCGGCACCCACGAACTCACGGTCACGCGCGCCTCCGGCTCCAGCACCGTCCGGTTCGGAGCAAGCCGCATCCAGGACCTCCCGGAGGGCTTCCGCCACTTCGCGTTCACGCTGGACGGCACCGACGAGATCAGGAACCTGGAACTTCGCCCCCCCTCCGGCGCCGCCCTGCGCAGGGTCCCCCGGGAAGCCGCCGCGGCGCGCCGCACGGCCCTGGCCTCCGAAGTCGCCTCCGGCGCCCTGGTGGCCGAGGAATCCGGAGGCCGCCTGAAGCTCACGTGGGACGCCGCAGCCAACCCTTATGCCACGGTGCTCCACATGGGCGGCGCGACCACCGCGTTGGCGATCAGGCTAACGGGCGGAAGCGCGTCGCTGTCCCTCACGGATGTGCCTTCGGGCGGCACCTTCCTCGTTCGATTATCGGATGGTCTGAACCCGATCGAGGTCCGGGTGGCCAGGCCGTGA
- a CDS encoding HAD family hydrolase: MGLICFDLDGTLVDPLRAMVHCIELTCRELGIPAPARDLVRRFIGFGPGELFASLPGLADPARLDEAIARYWFHFGESGIAKHRVYEGIPLMLTRLRRQGHSLHLVTVKPTRYARRVLHEFDLLLSFDEVFGTAPKDRYKSKSEVLTQLRLQGVVKPGGYMVGDRADDMASGKANGLIPLGVTYGFGTASELQDAGADKLFGTPAALDEWFKTSLPGSEIHDAFSKSE, from the coding sequence ATGGGTCTGATCTGCTTCGATCTCGACGGCACCCTGGTGGACCCGCTCCGGGCGATGGTCCACTGCATCGAACTCACCTGCCGCGAACTGGGCATCCCCGCCCCCGCCCGGGACCTGGTGCGCCGCTTCATCGGCTTCGGGCCCGGGGAGCTCTTCGCATCCCTGCCCGGCCTGGCGGACCCGGCGCGCCTGGACGAGGCCATCGCCCGGTACTGGTTCCACTTCGGGGAATCGGGCATCGCCAAGCACCGGGTCTACGAGGGGATCCCCCTCATGCTCACCCGGCTCCGCCGCCAGGGCCACAGCCTCCACCTGGTCACCGTGAAGCCCACCCGCTACGCCCGCCGCGTGCTCCACGAGTTCGACCTCCTGCTGAGCTTCGACGAGGTCTTCGGCACCGCCCCCAAGGACCGCTACAAATCCAAGAGCGAGGTGCTGACCCAGCTCCGGCTCCAGGGCGTGGTGAAGCCCGGCGGCTACATGGTCGGCGACCGGGCAGACGACATGGCCTCCGGAAAGGCCAACGGGCTCATTCCCCTGGGGGTCACCTACGGCTTCGGCACCGCTTCGGAGCTCCAGGACGCGGGTGCGGACAAGCTCTTCGGCACGCCGGCCGCGCTGGACGAATGGTTCAAGACCTCGCTGCCGGGGTCCGAGATCCACGACGCGTTCTCGAAGTCGGAATAG
- a CDS encoding PAS domain-containing sensor histidine kinase: MTVLPEPQQLMEAFAAFTQASEQLQQRYESLQDQLGQLGNELQTVLETVPYAIWVVGPGGELRFTNRNRGLGGSFLDGPDPWEPGAPLGLRRFKGDDGQDRFMEQESRPTDTGQIISLRDVTEAHLRAEQASREERLQAMGLMAAELAHEIRNPLGSLSLFSGMLVEDLQHMPAQAELAHHIQDSVQRLNTLVANTLTFSRDISPKPRPFALAEFWENVRKSTSLPEDVQWENRVPQAATWHADPDLLRQVAVNLLQNGLRALDGRPSPRLGLTAVRENVGGRPHWRLTLEDNGCGIAADALARIFDPFYTTFGGGTGLGLAVSHRILMAHSGLMNIESSLGQGTKVHLRLPAGA; this comes from the coding sequence GTGACCGTCCTGCCCGAGCCCCAGCAGCTCATGGAGGCCTTCGCGGCCTTCACGCAGGCCTCGGAACAGCTCCAGCAGCGCTACGAATCCCTCCAGGACCAGCTCGGACAGCTGGGCAACGAGCTCCAGACCGTCCTGGAGACGGTCCCCTACGCCATCTGGGTGGTGGGGCCCGGCGGCGAGCTGCGCTTCACCAACCGCAACCGGGGCCTGGGCGGCTCCTTCCTGGACGGGCCCGACCCCTGGGAGCCCGGAGCGCCCCTGGGCCTCCGGCGGTTCAAGGGCGACGACGGGCAGGACCGCTTCATGGAGCAGGAGAGCCGCCCCACCGACACCGGCCAGATCATCAGCCTCCGGGACGTCACCGAGGCCCACCTGAGGGCCGAGCAGGCCAGCCGGGAGGAGCGGCTCCAGGCCATGGGCCTCATGGCCGCGGAACTGGCCCACGAGATCCGGAATCCCCTGGGCAGCCTCTCGCTCTTCTCGGGGATGCTGGTGGAGGACCTCCAGCACATGCCGGCCCAGGCCGAGCTGGCCCACCACATCCAGGACAGCGTGCAGCGCCTGAACACCCTGGTGGCCAATACCCTCACCTTCAGCCGGGACATCAGCCCCAAGCCCAGGCCCTTCGCCCTGGCCGAATTCTGGGAGAACGTCCGCAAGTCCACCAGCCTCCCCGAGGACGTCCAGTGGGAGAACCGGGTCCCCCAGGCGGCCACCTGGCACGCGGACCCCGACCTCCTGCGCCAGGTGGCGGTGAACCTCCTCCAGAACGGCCTGCGCGCCCTGGACGGACGCCCCTCGCCCAGGCTCGGCCTCACCGCGGTGCGGGAGAACGTGGGGGGCAGGCCCCACTGGCGGCTGACCCTGGAGGACAACGGGTGCGGCATCGCGGCCGACGCCCTGGCGCGGATCTTCGACCCCTTCTACACCACCTTCGGGGGCGGCACGGGCCTGGGCCTGGCGGTGAGCCACCGGATCCTGATGGCCCATTCGGGCCTGATGAACATCGAGAGCAGCCTGGGCCAGGGAACCAAGGTCCATCTCCGGCTCCCCGCGGGGGCCTGA
- a CDS encoding CinA family nicotinamide mononucleotide deamidase-related protein produces the protein MLRIECIAIGSELLTTSRLDTNSVWLAERLGELGLAFHRKTAVGDSRHDLLQLFREALDRSDLILCTGGLGPTFDDFTKEVWAEALDAPLVEDLASRQAILDFYASRNRTPAASNFKQALIPLGAEALHNPAGTAPGVRWENPPGYPGRTIILFPGVPREMKLMWHNHVAAGLEAFRGPSTSTLRMVFGSVPESTLEERVRPLRVKHAGLDWTILAGLHHVELLARGGDPAALAAAEADFRRDHPLDLAFVGAEGGIEDALLALLEARGETLALAESMTGGNMAARITSVPGSSRVFQGGGVVYSVAAKAALAGLDPAFIRAAGTVSEPVTRALAEGIRARLGTTWGLAVTGNAGPTEDKDGPAPVGTCLVAAAGPDGTFYKAFTMFGTRMEMQARGASWALDYLRRTILEKRD, from the coding sequence ATGCTGCGCATCGAATGCATCGCCATCGGCTCGGAACTCCTCACCACCTCCCGGCTGGACACCAATTCCGTCTGGCTGGCCGAGCGCCTAGGGGAACTGGGCCTGGCCTTCCACCGCAAGACGGCCGTGGGCGATTCCCGCCACGACCTCCTGCAGCTCTTCCGGGAGGCCCTGGACCGGTCGGACCTGATCCTCTGCACCGGCGGACTGGGACCCACCTTCGACGACTTCACCAAGGAGGTGTGGGCCGAGGCGCTGGACGCGCCCCTGGTGGAGGACCTCGCCTCCCGGCAGGCCATCCTGGACTTCTACGCGAGCCGCAACCGCACCCCCGCCGCCTCCAACTTCAAGCAGGCCCTCATCCCCCTGGGCGCCGAGGCCCTGCACAACCCCGCGGGCACGGCGCCCGGGGTGCGCTGGGAGAACCCGCCCGGCTACCCGGGCCGGACCATCATCCTCTTCCCCGGGGTGCCCCGCGAGATGAAGCTCATGTGGCACAACCACGTCGCGGCGGGCCTGGAGGCCTTCAGGGGCCCTTCCACCTCCACGCTGCGCATGGTCTTCGGGTCGGTGCCGGAGAGCACCCTGGAGGAGCGCGTGCGGCCCCTGAGGGTCAAGCACGCCGGACTCGACTGGACCATCCTCGCCGGCCTCCACCATGTGGAGCTGCTGGCCCGCGGCGGCGATCCCGCGGCCCTGGCGGCGGCGGAGGCCGACTTCCGGCGGGACCATCCACTGGACCTGGCCTTCGTCGGCGCCGAGGGAGGCATCGAGGACGCCCTGCTGGCCCTCCTGGAGGCCCGCGGCGAGACCCTGGCGCTGGCCGAGAGCATGACCGGCGGCAACATGGCGGCCCGCATCACCTCCGTGCCCGGCTCCAGCCGCGTGTTCCAGGGCGGCGGCGTGGTCTATTCCGTGGCCGCCAAGGCCGCCCTGGCGGGCCTGGACCCGGCCTTCATCCGCGCCGCGGGCACCGTCAGCGAACCCGTCACCCGGGCCCTTGCGGAGGGCATCCGCGCGCGCCTGGGGACCACCTGGGGCCTGGCCGTCACCGGCAACGCGGGTCCCACCGAGGACAAGGACGGTCCGGCGCCCGTAGGCACCTGCCTGGTCGCCGCCGCGGGCCCGGACGGGACCTTCTACAAGGCCTTCACGATGTTCGGGACCCGCATGGAGATGCAGGCGCGGGGAGCCTCCTGGGCGCTGGACTACCTTCGCAGGACGATCCTGGAAAAAAGGGACTAG
- a CDS encoding HEAT repeat domain-containing protein has product MSDFPELLQTLQMALKTRLMYTAAHPRAKGSMEALTMQIEDWLEDSPTLHIATSGGRMFVDGQPFEGQGVHLTSTGKLLAERQISGIIFSRGIEAWEVEELLDLLILKPARIEEMGGAGRIIADKNLPHVQMGQVQYREVREGEGGTQSDAGPAMRPVTIPAGAQPQAEPAPKAPPAPTLDALQAMVEQWRHEFRKLHEKKMASMYGQGTGAPGAGPGAPGFGGPGLGAPGFGGPGTQEFGSGGPGPGGIGPGGPGTDGPESAGDGGPGIGFGTLGGEGGSGSGGPAAGGPGGPAPAVAADLAFLEKTGPTDLSFLAGSLSSMGFGDGFPTAQQMEGLRTALKELPPGALLSVVAGLDTLPHSPAGLRMGFQALAPELFAHAAATLLAQGAGQGDTWDGLKDHLHGILQGSPSFQGLLAALETELRNRGLGLENLHDLVSRMDWETMGVDEQLRLVAEHDHLWKLSHDQRLRFLRKLLDEGRLDTFGTILDEVIRSLTSDDAHRREMAARTLAGVAHWLSVPGIPPECELPLLGGLTGHFGSERMPRVHHVTTEALGTALDEMVQRGEPGHAHALLLELDALVMFLESKEPWRTDALAWLWDRLAQPPSLARVMELVHTSNPETLLNELIPYLEKVGMPAAQALVEVLGEEQDRKRRSRLMEVIRGLGDLALPAVVESLESPKWFLVRNTLNLMADMGDLAALKPAEACLAHRDVRVRCAAVRTVWKVGGPVAMPALIAAFAHADPDTMLEIMFAFGQIRSAAAIPTLGAFATDHRMPEKLRTRAAEVMGAIGDPSALPFLEELVRRRGRIFTTAEPTGIRVAACKALAALGTPVALGSLRALVAKEPRNTDRPLLQQVLEQSLR; this is encoded by the coding sequence ATGAGCGACTTCCCGGAACTCCTGCAGACTCTTCAAATGGCCCTCAAGACGAGGTTGATGTACACCGCCGCGCATCCGCGGGCCAAGGGGTCCATGGAGGCCCTGACGATGCAGATCGAGGACTGGCTCGAGGACAGTCCCACCCTCCACATCGCCACCTCCGGAGGCCGGATGTTCGTGGACGGCCAGCCCTTCGAGGGCCAGGGCGTCCACCTCACGAGCACCGGGAAGCTCCTCGCGGAGCGGCAGATCTCGGGAATCATCTTCAGCCGGGGAATCGAGGCCTGGGAGGTGGAGGAGCTCCTGGACCTGCTCATCCTGAAACCCGCCCGCATCGAGGAGATGGGCGGCGCCGGCCGGATCATCGCCGACAAGAACCTGCCCCACGTCCAGATGGGCCAGGTGCAGTACCGCGAGGTGCGCGAAGGGGAGGGCGGCACGCAGTCCGACGCCGGCCCCGCCATGCGGCCCGTGACCATCCCCGCCGGCGCCCAGCCCCAGGCCGAGCCCGCCCCCAAGGCCCCCCCCGCGCCCACCCTGGACGCCCTCCAGGCCATGGTCGAGCAGTGGCGCCACGAGTTCCGCAAGCTGCACGAGAAGAAGATGGCCAGCATGTACGGCCAGGGCACCGGCGCTCCCGGAGCCGGACCCGGCGCCCCGGGCTTCGGCGGCCCCGGCCTGGGCGCCCCCGGCTTCGGGGGCCCCGGCACCCAGGAGTTCGGCTCGGGCGGCCCCGGCCCCGGCGGCATCGGCCCCGGCGGCCCCGGCACGGACGGCCCCGAATCCGCCGGCGACGGCGGCCCCGGCATCGGCTTCGGCACCCTTGGCGGCGAAGGCGGCTCGGGTTCCGGGGGACCCGCCGCCGGCGGCCCCGGGGGCCCCGCCCCCGCCGTCGCCGCCGACCTGGCCTTCCTGGAGAAGACCGGCCCGACGGATCTCTCGTTCCTGGCGGGCTCGCTGTCCAGCATGGGGTTCGGGGACGGCTTCCCCACCGCCCAGCAGATGGAGGGCCTGCGCACGGCCCTGAAGGAGCTGCCCCCCGGGGCCCTCCTGTCCGTGGTGGCCGGCCTGGACACCCTGCCCCATTCCCCCGCGGGCCTGCGCATGGGCTTCCAGGCCCTCGCCCCGGAGCTCTTCGCCCACGCCGCCGCCACGCTCCTGGCCCAGGGCGCGGGCCAGGGCGACACCTGGGACGGGCTGAAGGACCACCTCCACGGGATCCTCCAGGGTTCCCCCTCCTTCCAGGGGCTCCTGGCGGCCCTGGAGACCGAGCTGCGCAACCGCGGGCTCGGCCTGGAAAACCTCCACGACCTGGTCTCCCGCATGGACTGGGAGACCATGGGCGTGGACGAGCAGCTCCGGCTCGTCGCCGAGCACGACCACCTCTGGAAGCTCAGCCACGACCAGCGCCTCCGGTTCCTCCGCAAGCTGCTGGACGAAGGCCGCCTGGACACCTTCGGCACCATCCTCGACGAGGTGATCAGAAGCCTCACCAGCGACGACGCCCACCGCCGGGAGATGGCGGCCCGCACCCTGGCGGGCGTGGCCCACTGGCTGTCCGTGCCCGGCATCCCCCCGGAATGCGAGCTGCCCCTCCTGGGCGGCCTCACCGGGCACTTCGGCTCCGAGCGCATGCCCCGGGTGCACCACGTCACCACCGAGGCCCTGGGCACGGCCCTGGACGAGATGGTCCAGCGCGGCGAGCCCGGCCACGCCCATGCCCTCCTCCTGGAACTGGACGCCCTGGTCATGTTCCTGGAATCGAAGGAGCCCTGGCGCACCGACGCCCTGGCCTGGCTCTGGGACAGGCTGGCCCAGCCCCCCTCCCTGGCCCGCGTGATGGAGCTGGTGCACACCTCCAACCCCGAGACCCTCCTCAACGAGCTGATCCCCTACCTGGAGAAGGTGGGCATGCCCGCCGCCCAGGCCCTGGTGGAGGTGCTGGGCGAGGAGCAGGACCGCAAGCGGCGCTCCCGGCTCATGGAGGTCATCCGCGGCCTGGGCGACCTGGCCCTGCCCGCGGTGGTGGAGTCCCTGGAATCCCCCAAGTGGTTCCTGGTGCGCAACACCCTCAACCTCATGGCCGACATGGGGGACCTGGCGGCCCTCAAGCCCGCCGAGGCCTGCCTGGCCCACCGGGACGTGCGGGTGCGCTGCGCGGCGGTGCGCACCGTCTGGAAGGTGGGGGGCCCCGTGGCCATGCCCGCCCTTATCGCGGCCTTCGCGCACGCGGACCCGGACACGATGCTGGAGATCATGTTCGCCTTCGGCCAGATCCGGTCGGCCGCGGCCATCCCCACCCTGGGCGCCTTCGCCACCGACCACCGCATGCCCGAGAAGCTGCGGACCCGGGCCGCCGAGGTGATGGGCGCCATCGGGGACCCCTCCGCCCTGCCCTTCCTGGAGGAGCTCGTGCGCCGCAGGGGCCGGATCTTCACCACCGCCGAGCCCACCGGGATCCGCGTCGCGGCCTGCAAGGCCCTGGCCGCCCTGGGCACCCCGGTGGCCCTGGGCTCCCTGCGCGCCCTGGTGGCCAAGGAGCCCCGGAACACCGACCGGCCCCTCCTCCAGCAGGTCCTCGAGCAGAGCCTCCGGTGA
- a CDS encoding inorganic diphosphatase, which produces MSLHMIGPGKNSPEIVNAVVEIPYGSRIKYEIDHVTSLVKVDRVLYSPIHYPAEYGFIPHTLAPDGDPCDILVLIVGATYPGVIIEAKPIGILRMSDDMGQDDKILSVAASDPNYMHVDTLADLPPHLLREVEHFFLTYKNLESKDVISGGWAGKAEALAFIEECIQAYRH; this is translated from the coding sequence ATGTCGCTTCACATGATCGGACCTGGGAAAAATTCGCCTGAGATCGTCAACGCGGTCGTCGAAATCCCCTACGGTTCGCGGATCAAGTACGAGATCGACCACGTCACCAGCCTCGTGAAGGTCGACCGGGTGCTCTACTCCCCCATCCACTACCCCGCCGAGTACGGCTTCATCCCCCATACCCTGGCCCCCGACGGCGATCCCTGCGACATCCTCGTGCTCATCGTGGGCGCCACCTACCCCGGCGTCATCATCGAGGCCAAGCCCATCGGCATCCTCCGCATGTCCGACGACATGGGCCAGGACGACAAGATCCTCAGCGTGGCGGCCTCGGACCCCAACTACATGCACGTGGACACCCTCGCCGACCTCCCGCCCCACCTCCTCCGGGAAGTGGAGCACTTCTTCCTCACGTACAAGAACCTCGAATCCAAGGACGTCATCAGCGGCGGCTGGGCCGGCAAGGCCGAGGCCCTGGCCTTCATCGAGGAATGCATCCAGGCGTATCGACATTAG